From a region of the Natronogracilivirga saccharolytica genome:
- a CDS encoding aminotransferase class I/II-fold pyridoxal phosphate-dependent enzyme — protein MARSDHSINSADIFAKAHQFTAADEVKAKGLYPYFKPLTDTDGNVVVIEGREVIMAGSNNYLGLTNDTRLMEAAQNAISKYGTGCTGSRYLNGTLDLHLELEEKLAKFMRKENCVLFSTGYQTNEGSIQTIAGRNDIIFSDKDNHTCIVVGTLSSNARTVRYHHNDIAHLKKLMEREDASTGKIIVSDGVFSMSGTLAKVPELVALAKEHNARVYLDDAHAIGVIGEGGRGSASAFDLLDDVDLISGTFSKSFASLGGFLVGERSVIEYIRHHSPAHIFSASMPPANVATVLKALEVLQEETWRLERLEEISNYMRNGLKEHGFNIWTSESPIIPVVIGGLMDCLEFWRDLFDEGVYANAVVPPAVPRGQSLIRTSYMATHTNDQLDNILDAFRKVGIKRGIIDHNGHSLIEV, from the coding sequence ATGGCTCGATCCGATCATAGTATTAATTCTGCTGACATCTTTGCAAAAGCCCATCAGTTTACAGCTGCAGATGAGGTTAAGGCGAAAGGATTATACCCCTATTTCAAACCCCTGACCGACACTGACGGCAATGTTGTTGTTATTGAAGGCAGGGAAGTCATTATGGCAGGTTCCAACAACTACCTGGGGCTTACCAATGACACCAGGCTCATGGAAGCTGCTCAAAATGCGATCAGCAAATACGGAACCGGCTGTACCGGGTCACGGTACTTGAACGGAACTCTTGATCTGCATCTTGAGCTGGAAGAAAAGCTTGCGAAATTCATGCGCAAGGAGAACTGCGTTCTCTTCAGTACCGGCTATCAGACCAATGAAGGATCTATCCAAACCATTGCCGGAAGAAATGATATCATTTTTTCTGACAAGGATAATCATACCTGTATAGTTGTCGGCACGCTGAGTTCTAATGCCAGGACCGTTCGCTATCATCACAACGATATCGCACATCTTAAAAAACTGATGGAGCGGGAAGATGCTTCGACCGGGAAAATCATTGTGAGTGACGGTGTGTTTTCCATGTCCGGCACACTTGCTAAAGTACCCGAACTTGTGGCACTGGCCAAAGAGCACAATGCCCGGGTTTATCTCGACGACGCCCATGCTATCGGTGTTATCGGTGAAGGCGGGCGCGGATCAGCTTCGGCTTTTGACCTTCTTGATGATGTTGACCTTATCAGCGGCACCTTTTCAAAGTCATTTGCATCACTTGGTGGATTCCTCGTCGGGGAGCGTTCCGTGATAGAGTACATCCGCCATCACTCTCCGGCCCATATTTTCAGTGCTTCCATGCCTCCGGCCAATGTGGCGACCGTTCTGAAAGCCCTCGAAGTACTTCAGGAAGAGACCTGGCGTCTTGAAAGGCTTGAAGAAATTTCCAATTACATGAGAAACGGTTTAAAAGAGCACGGCTTTAACATCTGGACGAGTGAATCCCCGATTATTCCCGTGGTTATCGGCGGTTTAATGGACTGTCTGGAATTCTGGAGGGACTTGTTTGACGAGGGGGTTTATGCCAATGCTGTCGTTCCGCCTGCTGTTCCAAGAGGCCAGTCGCTCATACGCACCAGTTACATGGCCACGCACACCAATGATCAGCTGGACAATATCCTTGATGCTTTCCGCAAAGTAGGCATTAAAAGGGGGATCATTGACCATAACGGACATTCTCTTATAGAGGTCTGA
- a CDS encoding glycosyltransferase family 1 protein — protein MSNTLNRLVGHLESKGYPVLVFGPWTPVPAMEHVGNFVPVYAIPAPGRADYRISLGFPETERQKLRDFKPDLIHIATPDILGLHALRFAMKENIPVVTSYHTHFSSYLKYYGLGFLEKLLWVYLHWFYEKCEQLYAPSESMIDELKRIGVRTEMKLWTRGVDTSLFHPRNRSEEWRRKNGFQEDDIVVTFVSRLVWEKNLEVVASVFNRIMNSNKSIRTLVVGDGPARDEFAQKVPGTVFTGYLGGVDLARAYASSDIFFFPSDTESFGNVTLEAMSSGLPAVVAEAVGSRSIVKNHINGFRTEPDDKSGFAEFLLEISVNQTLRREMAEASRQHAELYDWSRILDQLLLYYGDVLKRKNN, from the coding sequence GTGTCAAATACATTGAACCGGCTGGTTGGTCACCTTGAGAGCAAGGGATACCCGGTTCTTGTGTTCGGGCCGTGGACTCCCGTTCCCGCTATGGAGCATGTTGGCAATTTTGTTCCCGTTTACGCTATTCCCGCACCAGGACGAGCTGATTACCGCATTTCACTCGGGTTCCCGGAAACCGAGCGCCAAAAACTCAGGGATTTCAAACCCGATCTGATTCATATTGCAACACCCGATATCCTCGGCCTTCATGCACTTCGGTTTGCAATGAAAGAGAATATCCCGGTTGTGACCTCGTATCACACACATTTTTCAAGCTATCTGAAGTATTACGGGCTTGGTTTTCTGGAGAAGTTGCTGTGGGTTTATCTGCATTGGTTCTATGAAAAATGCGAACAGTTGTATGCACCTTCCGAATCCATGATTGATGAATTGAAACGGATTGGTGTCAGAACAGAAATGAAGCTCTGGACCAGGGGAGTGGATACCTCACTGTTTCATCCACGAAACAGAAGCGAGGAATGGAGAAGGAAAAATGGTTTTCAGGAGGATGACATAGTAGTCACTTTTGTGTCCCGGCTTGTATGGGAGAAGAACCTGGAAGTTGTTGCTTCCGTTTTCAACAGAATCATGAACAGCAATAAATCCATACGCACCCTTGTCGTAGGTGACGGCCCGGCAAGAGATGAGTTTGCTCAAAAGGTTCCGGGAACGGTATTTACCGGATATCTTGGCGGTGTGGACCTGGCCAGGGCATATGCAAGCAGTGACATTTTTTTCTTTCCTTCAGACACCGAGTCCTTTGGAAATGTAACACTTGAAGCGATGTCCAGCGGTTTGCCTGCCGTAGTTGCAGAAGCTGTTGGCAGCAGATCCATTGTAAAAAATCATATTAACGGATTTCGAACCGAACCGGATGACAAGAGCGGATTTGCAGAATTCCTCCTTGAAATAAGTGTTAATCAGACGTTGCGCAGAGAAATGGCAGAGGCCTCACGGCAGCATGCCGAACTGTATGACTGGAGCCGGATACTGGATCAGTTGCTCCTCTATTATGGTGATGTGTTGAAAAGAAAAAATAACTGA
- a CDS encoding NAD-dependent epimerase/dehydratase family protein, giving the protein MKAFVTGGTGFIGSHLTDQLLKRQNDQIFCLIRGDSKWLHDKDIKIIKGSLQDLPALREGIDGSDVVFHIAGMVKAPDQRTFDKANVEATENVLRLCMKYKVPKLVVLSSLAACGPSFSRPLTESDPLMPVTRYGESKKRMEEMIHDTADESISVSIIRPPAVYGPREDQIFSVFQMASWKLFPIIGNKNGKISLIHVNDLIEGILLAARNKTPGVSTYFISSEEIYTWDEIRKATEIAFEHKIFPFTVKPRLVEHIGSIAEKSASLIGRYPVINRDKARELGMQWTCSVEKAKSDLDFRQKTSLQEGISNTIHWYKKHHWL; this is encoded by the coding sequence ATGAAAGCTTTTGTAACAGGTGGAACCGGATTTATAGGAAGTCATCTTACAGATCAACTGCTGAAACGTCAAAATGATCAGATTTTCTGTCTCATCCGGGGTGACAGCAAGTGGCTGCATGACAAAGATATAAAAATTATTAAGGGCAGTCTTCAGGATCTCCCTGCATTACGGGAGGGGATCGATGGATCTGATGTGGTTTTTCATATTGCCGGTATGGTGAAAGCACCGGACCAGCGTACATTTGACAAGGCTAATGTAGAGGCTACTGAAAATGTACTGCGTTTGTGTATGAAGTACAAAGTACCGAAACTGGTCGTATTGTCATCTCTTGCTGCATGCGGACCCAGTTTCAGCCGCCCTCTGACCGAATCGGATCCGCTGATGCCTGTCACCAGATACGGTGAATCTAAAAAACGCATGGAGGAGATGATTCATGATACTGCCGATGAAAGTATTTCCGTGTCCATTATCAGACCACCTGCTGTATACGGACCCCGTGAAGATCAGATTTTCAGTGTCTTTCAGATGGCTTCCTGGAAACTGTTCCCAATCATCGGCAACAAAAACGGGAAAATTTCCCTGATTCACGTGAATGATCTCATTGAAGGCATTTTGCTCGCCGCCCGGAATAAAACCCCGGGAGTAAGCACATATTTCATCTCCAGTGAAGAGATCTACACCTGGGATGAAATCCGCAAGGCCACAGAGATTGCTTTTGAGCATAAAATATTCCCTTTTACAGTTAAGCCACGACTGGTGGAACACATCGGCAGTATAGCTGAAAAGAGTGCATCATTAATCGGGCGTTATCCCGTTATAAATCGTGACAAAGCAAGGGAATTGGGCATGCAATGGACCTGCTCGGTTGAAAAAGCAAAGTCGGATCTGGACTTCCGTCAAAAAACATCCCTTCAGGAAGGTATTTCAAATACAATTCACTGGTATAAAAAACATCACTGGTTATAA
- a CDS encoding putative Ig domain-containing protein has protein sequence MKTLPAKPVTLFSSLLVCLLLIISSGFDSHARPNLVKNIETLMEIPGIKAVTSSEAHLYVLSEREGLVVFRAKADSLQWLYSSSGLSDRGDRLVTDIRFSYLFGKDNRLTVIEPTSVLGVYSSARLDFNPEDVLRMENDLFIAGCPDGICKLSLESSESVDSDPETVFRHEHAIKSLARVSDQLFALDSRNKLHVFDYENGELSGHFEQELPGNASKLHNIERRLYMSTSGGTLYRVRTDGRSDELFSIDEAVSGLEYWNDHYFLRGESNRLWIAGQGLRPTLFRDDPDAGNHITTLKGQIWISDYREFSRWEDAGEIATFEDDTSRAAGQQEEDVDESLKITSINDKIIPYPRPLLVALDTESKHSVDNIRFQQRSNIDGIQIQGNSLYWQPSSSDVGSHRISVIASTPDGQSDSTSFQVTIRPFNNPPRFSSIRPLSIPVNEEFSISIQASDPDGTDADLIRYIGVDLPDGAKLDERSGKFEWTPSRRQTGEHSFEVIATDQYGAAASQEVTINVIELDRDES, from the coding sequence ATGAAAACATTACCGGCCAAACCTGTTACACTCTTTTCTTCCCTCCTGGTCTGCCTGCTTTTAATCATCTCTTCCGGTTTTGACTCTCATGCCAGACCCAATCTTGTCAAAAACATCGAGACGTTAATGGAAATCCCGGGCATTAAAGCCGTAACCAGCAGCGAAGCCCATCTCTACGTGCTTTCCGAACGGGAAGGACTGGTTGTGTTTCGGGCCAAAGCCGATTCTCTGCAGTGGCTGTATTCTTCATCGGGTCTTTCCGACCGGGGGGACCGGCTGGTAACCGACATCAGATTCTCCTACCTCTTTGGCAAGGATAATAGACTGACCGTCATCGAACCAACATCCGTACTGGGAGTCTATTCATCTGCACGACTGGATTTCAACCCTGAAGATGTCTTGAGAATGGAAAACGATCTGTTTATTGCCGGTTGCCCGGATGGTATCTGCAAGCTTTCACTCGAATCATCCGAATCGGTCGACAGCGATCCGGAAACTGTTTTCCGCCATGAACATGCCATAAAATCACTGGCGCGGGTGTCCGACCAGCTGTTTGCACTTGACAGCCGGAACAAACTCCATGTTTTTGATTATGAAAACGGGGAATTGTCCGGTCATTTCGAACAGGAACTGCCCGGGAATGCCAGCAAGCTTCATAATATCGAGCGCAGACTTTACATGTCCACCTCGGGCGGCACGCTTTACCGGGTTCGCACCGACGGCCGGTCTGACGAACTTTTCAGTATCGATGAAGCTGTCAGCGGCCTCGAGTACTGGAATGATCACTACTTTCTGAGGGGTGAGAGCAACCGATTGTGGATCGCCGGACAGGGTTTGCGTCCGACCCTCTTTCGTGATGATCCCGACGCCGGAAATCACATCACAACCCTGAAAGGTCAGATCTGGATCAGTGACTACCGCGAATTCAGCAGATGGGAGGATGCCGGAGAGATCGCAACCTTTGAAGATGATACCAGCCGGGCCGCCGGTCAACAGGAAGAGGATGTCGACGAATCTCTGAAAATTACGTCTATCAATGACAAGATCATCCCTTATCCGCGGCCATTGCTCGTTGCACTTGATACGGAAAGCAAACATTCCGTTGATAACATCCGGTTTCAGCAACGCTCCAACATTGATGGCATACAGATTCAGGGCAACAGCCTGTACTGGCAACCTTCATCATCGGATGTCGGTTCGCACCGGATATCAGTCATTGCAAGCACTCCCGACGGGCAGAGCGACAGCACATCTTTTCAGGTCACCATCAGACCATTCAATAACCCTCCCCGCTTCAGTTCCATCCGGCCGCTGTCCATACCTGTAAATGAGGAGTTTTCCATTTCCATCCAGGCATCTGATCCAGACGGGACGGATGCTGACCTGATCCGTTATATCGGCGTGGACCTTCCTGACGGAGCAAAGCTTGACGAACGGTCCGGAAAGTTTGAATGGACACCATCCCGGCGTCAGACCGGCGAACATTCATTTGAGGTAATTGCCACAGACCAGTATGGAGCCGCTGCCTCTCAGGAAGTTACCATTAATGTAATTGAGCTTGATCGTGACGAGTCATGA
- the mutY gene encoding A/G-specific adenine glycosylase: MTSHDDGKKPSGTPEPDIAGLISWYHRFRREMPWRNTSDPYLIWISEIMLQQTRVDQALPYYERFTKRYPDAASLASSGLDEVLRLWEGLGYYSRARNMHKAAKQIVDEHDGSFPTDYQDVISLRGVGPYTAAAVMSIAFNYPAPVVDGNVMRVISRLYHIEDDIRLQSTRDRIEILAADLLDRARPGTFNQAVMELGATICTPRSPACHDCPLQNSCQAYHRNRTGDIPYKSPAKKRPHHHIAVGVIRDANNRMLISRRPENAMLGGLWEFPGGKQEPGESLRETVKRELNEELGVRVMVEKKPFEVIRHAYSHFTITLHAFFAELDGLSENPEARNGEPVKWVAPGELVRFAFPKANRKITEKLVSYRAK; encoded by the coding sequence GTGACGAGTCATGATGACGGTAAAAAACCTTCCGGGACCCCGGAACCCGATATTGCCGGACTTATCAGCTGGTATCACCGGTTCAGGCGTGAGATGCCCTGGAGAAACACTTCCGACCCGTACCTGATCTGGATCTCGGAAATCATGCTTCAGCAGACCAGGGTTGACCAGGCGCTTCCCTATTACGAGCGTTTTACGAAACGGTATCCGGATGCCGCTTCACTGGCTTCATCCGGTCTGGACGAAGTTCTGCGGCTTTGGGAAGGACTTGGATATTACTCTCGCGCACGAAATATGCATAAGGCGGCGAAGCAAATCGTGGATGAGCATGACGGATCTTTTCCCACCGACTACCAGGATGTGATTTCGCTCAGGGGAGTCGGTCCGTACACTGCCGCTGCGGTCATGAGTATCGCTTTCAATTATCCGGCTCCTGTAGTGGACGGCAATGTCATGCGTGTCATATCCCGTTTGTATCACATTGAGGATGATATCCGCCTTCAAAGTACCCGGGACCGAATTGAAATCCTGGCTGCAGATCTGCTTGACCGTGCCCGGCCGGGTACATTCAACCAGGCAGTGATGGAGCTCGGGGCAACCATCTGTACTCCCCGGTCACCCGCATGTCATGATTGTCCGCTTCAAAACAGCTGTCAGGCATACCACCGGAACCGCACAGGAGATATCCCTTACAAATCCCCTGCAAAAAAACGTCCTCATCATCATATTGCCGTCGGTGTTATCAGAGATGCGAATAACAGGATGCTTATTTCCCGGCGGCCGGAAAATGCAATGCTTGGCGGGCTTTGGGAGTTTCCGGGCGGCAAACAGGAACCGGGGGAAAGCCTGCGGGAAACAGTAAAAAGAGAGCTGAACGAAGAACTTGGTGTCCGGGTCATGGTTGAGAAGAAACCATTCGAGGTCATCAGGCATGCGTATAGTCACTTTACCATCACCTTGCATGCCTTTTTTGCGGAACTTGACGGTCTTTCAGAGAATCCGGAAGCCAGAAATGGTGAGCCGGTAAAATGGGTGGCCCCCGGGGAGCTTGTTCGTTTCGCATTTCCTAAAGCCAACCGGAAAATCACTGAAAAACTGGTTTCATATAGAGCAAAATGA
- a CDS encoding TIGR02757 family protein, which translates to MTRQYKLLQIPEQRLSRLAEFLLPVARQVEEPGYIASDPVAFMYKYDETEDRNLAGFLAALMAWGRRDIVMAKVDNLIDRFGTHPADFIGNLTATDESRLNGFRHRTFTADDIRWILRALSSIVHEYGTFERFWKSCYDFAQSQVLPYSGSASVRKDDSDKLARIFLSEFHNRFFTAIPGSPVRVRKHIATPQKNGSCKRLWLFLRWTIRKNSCVDPGTMSFMPVSELMIPLDVHAGRFGRLLGLVTRRANDWKAVRELTDMLKRLDPHDPARFDYALFGLGIRDIAVPGEFIINPGTA; encoded by the coding sequence ATGACCCGGCAGTATAAGCTTTTACAGATTCCGGAGCAGCGGCTTAGCCGCCTGGCAGAGTTTCTGCTACCTGTGGCCCGACAGGTAGAGGAACCCGGTTATATCGCTTCTGATCCGGTCGCTTTCATGTACAAGTATGATGAAACGGAGGACCGGAACCTGGCAGGGTTTCTTGCCGCACTGATGGCCTGGGGCAGGCGTGATATCGTTATGGCCAAGGTTGACAACCTGATTGACCGGTTTGGAACGCATCCGGCCGACTTCATAGGAAATTTAACTGCGACGGATGAATCACGCCTGAATGGATTCCGGCATCGCACCTTTACTGCTGATGATATCCGATGGATTCTCAGAGCGCTTTCATCCATCGTGCATGAATACGGGACATTCGAGCGGTTCTGGAAGAGCTGTTATGATTTTGCGCAGTCTCAAGTCCTGCCTTATTCTGGATCCGCTTCGGTCAGAAAAGATGACAGCGATAAACTTGCCCGTATTTTCCTGTCCGAATTCCATAACCGCTTTTTTACTGCGATCCCCGGATCGCCTGTCCGGGTTCGGAAGCACATCGCCACACCTCAGAAAAACGGCTCCTGCAAACGGCTCTGGCTTTTTCTGCGCTGGACCATCCGGAAAAACAGCTGTGTTGATCCCGGCACGATGTCTTTTATGCCGGTTTCGGAACTGATGATTCCTTTGGATGTGCATGCCGGACGCTTTGGCAGACTGCTCGGCCTTGTGACACGCAGAGCCAATGACTGGAAAGCCGTGCGTGAGCTCACGGATATGCTCAAGCGGCTGGATCCCCACGACCCTGCCCGGTTTGACTACGCCCTGTTCGGACTTGGAATCCGTGATATCGCAGTACCCGGGGAGTTTATTATCAATCCGGGCACGGCATAA
- a CDS encoding class IV adenylate cyclase, with amino-acid sequence MAIQNIEIKARCEQQDNVRQFLKENKAVYKGTDHQIDTYFHVSQGRLKLRKGSVENNLIYYKRTDSAGPKNSRVLLYPAEGDSALGQLLADALGTLAVVDKKREIYFIDNVKFHIDSVETLGSFIEIEAIDRDGSIGIEKLRQQCDYYLNKLGISDDQLVPVSYSDMLLDKK; translated from the coding sequence ATGGCTATACAAAACATTGAAATAAAGGCCAGATGTGAGCAGCAGGACAACGTCAGGCAATTCCTGAAGGAGAACAAAGCTGTGTACAAAGGAACAGATCATCAGATTGATACCTATTTTCATGTTTCGCAGGGGCGCCTGAAACTTCGCAAAGGCTCTGTCGAGAATAACCTGATCTATTATAAGCGTACCGACTCGGCAGGACCCAAAAATTCCCGGGTGCTGTTATATCCAGCCGAAGGGGATTCTGCTCTCGGGCAGTTGCTGGCTGATGCCCTTGGCACTCTGGCTGTAGTTGACAAAAAACGGGAAATCTATTTTATCGATAATGTAAAGTTTCATATCGACAGTGTTGAGACTCTTGGTTCTTTTATAGAAATCGAAGCTATCGACCGGGACGGGAGTATCGGTATTGAAAAGTTGCGGCAACAGTGTGATTACTATTTGAATAAACTTGGCATTTCGGACGATCAGCTGGTACCGGTATCATACAGTGACATGCTGCTTGACAAGAAGTGA
- a CDS encoding ABC-F family ATP-binding cassette domain-containing protein — protein MTFNKGDRVGLIGPNGAGKTTLLRIMTGDLKPDQGKCEWSPDTRIGYLQQESLEVTREQTVRGMVMEAFSEANDIEKKIESITNEIAALESYEDAHYEKLLSRLESLQSRYDMLSAGKRDARVEEALKGLGFSSAELDDPLHTFSGGWQMRALLAKLLLEAPDILLLDEPTNHLDIDSIDWLERYLPGYPGAIWIVSHDQMFLNRMVTHIASLEHRKLKLYTGNYEDYERQYEQQFELQQQSWENQQKEIEQAERFINRFRAKATKARQVQSKIKQLEKMDRIEMPEVDNSSIDFRFPDPPRCGVKVMDIYGLSKTYMTDRQQPVPVFTENQDISIERGDKIALIGANGAGKSTLARIINGTEPFDGERVTGHNVIMTFFAQHLADVLTSERTVLEEMELSAKSSEARTRIRGILGAFLFSGDDVFKKVGVLSGGERSRLALAKSLLEPANLLILDEPTNHLDIRSKKVLLRALDQYQGTVIAVSHDRYFLDGFANKVWRVGNGRLFEYPGDFSYYEWKVKQQSAEDSADQQNTENQTSRSTPAEKAENRQSAAAQGSGNGQSNTSGPKSREVKRMEAELRNRFSSDMKPLKKRLASLEEEISTMEEEKTKIEEKLADPAFYESGDAGDVLQRHSDLERRLGRSWDSWADVTTELEKLQEKFDSALKEVLSGNQ, from the coding sequence TTGACCTTTAATAAAGGTGACCGTGTGGGGCTCATAGGCCCGAACGGTGCTGGTAAAACGACATTGCTGAGGATCATGACGGGTGACCTGAAACCGGATCAGGGCAAGTGTGAATGGTCACCGGATACCCGGATCGGATATCTTCAGCAGGAATCCCTCGAAGTCACAAGAGAGCAAACGGTGCGCGGGATGGTGATGGAAGCATTTTCGGAAGCCAATGATATTGAGAAAAAAATTGAAAGCATTACCAATGAAATCGCGGCACTGGAGTCCTACGAAGATGCACATTACGAAAAACTTTTGAGCAGGCTGGAATCGCTGCAGAGCCGCTATGACATGCTGTCTGCCGGGAAAAGGGATGCAAGGGTGGAAGAAGCGCTGAAGGGACTGGGATTTTCTTCTGCTGAGCTTGACGATCCGCTTCATACGTTTTCAGGAGGATGGCAGATGCGGGCACTGCTGGCTAAACTGCTTCTGGAAGCTCCCGACATTCTGCTGCTTGACGAGCCGACCAACCATCTCGACATTGACAGCATTGACTGGCTGGAACGCTATCTCCCCGGTTATCCCGGTGCCATTTGGATCGTCAGCCATGACCAGATGTTTCTGAACCGCATGGTGACCCATATAGCCTCGCTTGAACACAGAAAGCTCAAGCTTTACACCGGAAATTATGAAGATTATGAGCGTCAGTATGAGCAGCAGTTTGAACTGCAGCAACAATCCTGGGAGAACCAGCAAAAAGAAATTGAACAGGCAGAACGGTTTATAAACAGGTTCCGTGCCAAGGCAACCAAAGCGCGCCAGGTCCAGAGCAAAATCAAGCAGCTGGAAAAAATGGACCGGATCGAAATGCCGGAGGTCGATAACTCTTCCATTGACTTCCGGTTTCCCGATCCGCCCCGGTGCGGAGTGAAGGTCATGGACATCTACGGCTTGTCCAAGACCTATATGACTGACCGGCAGCAGCCGGTTCCCGTTTTCACTGAAAACCAGGATATATCCATTGAAAGAGGGGATAAAATTGCCCTGATCGGTGCCAATGGCGCCGGAAAATCAACACTTGCACGTATTATAAACGGAACAGAGCCGTTTGACGGTGAACGGGTTACCGGCCATAATGTAATCATGACCTTCTTTGCCCAGCATCTGGCGGATGTGCTGACTTCAGAGCGAACTGTGCTTGAAGAGATGGAGTTATCTGCAAAATCTTCCGAAGCACGTACAAGAATTCGCGGCATCCTGGGAGCATTTCTTTTTTCCGGTGATGATGTCTTCAAAAAAGTAGGTGTGCTGAGCGGAGGTGAACGCAGCCGGCTGGCACTTGCCAAAAGCCTGCTGGAGCCTGCCAATCTGCTCATACTTGACGAACCGACCAACCACCTTGATATACGGTCGAAAAAAGTACTGCTCAGGGCTCTTGACCAGTATCAGGGAACCGTCATTGCCGTAAGTCACGACAGGTACTTTCTGGATGGTTTCGCAAACAAGGTCTGGCGGGTAGGCAACGGACGGCTGTTTGAGTACCCGGGCGATTTCAGTTATTACGAATGGAAGGTGAAACAGCAGAGTGCCGAGGATAGTGCAGACCAGCAGAATACAGAAAATCAAACCAGTCGCAGCACACCGGCGGAAAAGGCAGAAAACAGGCAAAGTGCAGCAGCTCAGGGTTCCGGGAACGGGCAGAGCAATACCAGCGGCCCCAAATCGCGCGAAGTCAAACGAATGGAGGCAGAACTCCGAAACCGTTTCAGCAGCGATATGAAGCCGCTTAAAAAACGTCTTGCTTCACTGGAGGAAGAGATTAGCACCATGGAAGAAGAAAAAACGAAAATCGAAGAAAAACTTGCGGATCCCGCATTTTATGAATCCGGCGATGCCGGGGATGTATTGCAGCGGCACAGTGACCTGGAACGCCGGCTTGGACGAAGCTGGGACAGCTGGGCAGATGTCACCACGGAACTGGAAAAACTCCAGGAAAAATTTGATTCAGCACTTAAAGAAGTCCTTTCCGGAAATCAGTAG
- the rpsU gene encoding 30S ribosomal protein S21 produces MLGVKVKDNESIDRAINRFKKMMTRSRVLMEYKERQQYLKPSEERREAHKKSVREERKRRRDEWR; encoded by the coding sequence ATGCTCGGAGTAAAAGTTAAAGATAACGAAAGCATCGATCGTGCCATAAACCGATTTAAGAAAATGATGACACGATCCCGTGTCCTGATGGAATATAAAGAGCGCCAGCAGTATCTCAAGCCATCGGAAGAACGTCGGGAAGCTCACAAGAAAAGTGTCCGCGAAGAGCGGAAACGACGTCGGGACGAATGGAGGTAA